Proteins from a genomic interval of uncultured Methanocorpusculum sp.:
- a CDS encoding N-acetyltransferase gives MTEPTIFIRDTAASDFNDVMIVEKEAFGYDKEAILVAELLEDTTAQPVVSLLAFAGDEPVGHILFTKASLEGPGPAPLIYLLAPLAVRPAFQNKGIGGMLIREGLRRLKDMGVGLVFVLGHEAYYPKYGFLGGAERMGFAAPYPIPEIHAGAWMVQNLGSGDPADPAGIFGRVVCADALQKPEHWRE, from the coding sequence ATGACGGAACCTACAATTTTCATCAGGGATACGGCCGCGTCCGATTTTAACGATGTAATGATTGTCGAAAAAGAGGCTTTCGGTTACGATAAGGAAGCGATCCTCGTTGCCGAACTACTGGAAGATACAACGGCTCAGCCGGTCGTATCCCTGCTCGCTTTTGCGGGAGACGAGCCGGTGGGGCATATTTTGTTTACGAAAGCGTCCCTCGAGGGGCCGGGTCCTGCGCCCTTGATCTATCTTCTTGCCCCGCTCGCCGTCAGACCCGCGTTCCAGAACAAAGGAATCGGCGGCATGCTGATCCGTGAAGGCCTGAGACGGCTGAAGGATATGGGGGTCGGGCTGGTCTTCGTTCTCGGTCACGAGGCCTACTACCCGAAGTACGGGTTTCTCGGGGGAGCCGAACGGATGGGATTTGCCGCCCCGTATCCGATCCCGGAAATACATGCGGGTGCCTGGATGGTGCAGAATTTAGGTTCCGGTGATCCTGCGGATCCAGCGGGCATTTTTGGCCGGGTCGTGTGTGCGGACGCACTGCAGAAACCGGAGCACTGGAGAGAATAG
- a CDS encoding DNA polymerase II large subunit, producing the protein MAELVTSPAYRAYLDGLIAGLDRAMEIANKAKSVGVDPRPYVEVPIASDLAGRVEALLGYKGVAAKIRELEDRMSREEAALKIGDAFVGKEFGETTREDILDHAIRASMALLTEGVVAAPTEGIGKVAVRKNDDGTEYLSIYYAGPIRSAGGTAQALSVLVGDYVRRLLKIDRYKPRDEEIERYVEEIKQYNNIQSMQYLPKDDDIRLIIRNCPICIDGEPTEQEEISGYRNLERVETNVVRGGMGLVIAEGIGLKAPKIQKNVAKMNLDGWEWLEELISGNTPAQEVEEEPGVHPKDKYMRDMLAGRPSFSYPMRKGGFRFRLGRCRNTGLATCGFNPATLHILDDYLAVGTQMKVERPGKACGVVPCTDIEGPTVRLKSGELRRIDTLADADKYYDQVEYILDIGEILISFGEFMENNHVLMPPSYCEEWWIQEGGTRHPKNEAEALSFVLEGAYLHPDYTWFWDDCSEEQLILLSDKVAGTGSMRDGVLYIPEDPAVKSVLEELLVPHTVEEGCYVLRTPLALIMGLGLTDTLAKSPTWNTLPPFSNGLSMAMSLSGLKMRSKAGTRVGGRMGRPGKSAPRKMKPPVHVLFPIGESGGMKRSIDNAAKICSSDSEENFRGTSVTTGQVEGLIQVQTGERRCPKCGTVTFKSRCADCGTHTDAVYRCPHCNQPGEEGQESCPKCGANLVCSKESIVSLGQEYAVALKNVGMSASSSSELKGVRGLISRERVVEPLEKGLLRAKNNIFVFRDGTIRYDMIDLPLTHFRPAEVGVSVEKLRSIGYTQDMHGADLTDASQLVELHPQDIMVSVDCGEYLVRVAAYVDELLEKVYGMEAFYHVKTPEDLVGHLVMGLAPHTSAGVLARIVGFTKAKAGYAHPYYHAAKRRNCDGDEDCVMLLMDGLLNFSRSFLPSTRGGTMDAPLVLTTTLNPKEVDKETLNVDVMPRYPLEVYTACLTYRAPKEVGKFVDYVEKRVETPGQFGGFSFTHDTTDISEGPLDTMYTNPILKGTADKIKAELELVDRIRAVDTNDLAERIINSHLMPDMIGNLRSFSKQAFRCPKCKTSYRRIPVSGKCNKCGGPVKATMHKGNVTKYLEIAKYMAEHYKLSDYTNQRIQVTEMNINSTFGEEEKVQMDLSDFF; encoded by the coding sequence ATGGCGGAACTTGTAACCTCACCTGCCTACCGGGCGTATCTCGATGGTCTTATTGCCGGACTCGACCGGGCGATGGAAATCGCCAACAAGGCGAAGAGCGTCGGCGTTGACCCGCGGCCGTACGTAGAGGTCCCGATCGCGAGCGACCTTGCCGGAAGAGTGGAGGCTCTGCTCGGCTACAAAGGGGTCGCTGCCAAGATCCGGGAGCTGGAGGACCGTATGTCGAGGGAAGAGGCTGCCCTCAAGATCGGCGACGCGTTCGTCGGTAAGGAGTTCGGGGAGACAACCCGCGAGGATATCCTCGATCATGCGATCCGTGCGTCCATGGCCCTCCTCACGGAAGGTGTGGTCGCGGCGCCGACCGAGGGCATCGGCAAAGTCGCCGTGCGGAAAAACGACGACGGGACCGAGTATCTCTCGATCTACTATGCCGGCCCGATCCGTTCAGCCGGAGGAACGGCCCAGGCGCTTTCGGTCCTCGTCGGCGATTATGTTCGCCGGCTTCTCAAAATCGACCGGTACAAACCCCGCGACGAGGAGATCGAACGCTACGTCGAGGAGATCAAGCAGTACAATAACATCCAGAGTATGCAGTATCTCCCAAAAGACGACGATATCCGTCTGATCATCAGAAACTGCCCGATCTGCATCGACGGAGAACCGACCGAGCAGGAAGAGATCTCCGGATACCGGAATCTGGAACGGGTCGAGACGAACGTTGTGCGGGGCGGTATGGGGCTTGTGATCGCCGAAGGTATCGGTCTGAAAGCCCCCAAGATCCAGAAAAACGTCGCGAAGATGAATCTCGACGGCTGGGAGTGGCTCGAAGAACTCATCAGCGGCAACACGCCGGCTCAGGAGGTTGAAGAAGAACCCGGTGTCCACCCAAAGGACAAGTACATGCGGGATATGCTCGCCGGGAGGCCGTCGTTTTCGTATCCGATGCGAAAAGGAGGTTTTCGATTCCGCCTCGGCAGGTGCAGAAATACGGGGCTTGCAACCTGCGGGTTCAATCCGGCTACCTTACACATCCTTGACGATTATCTCGCGGTAGGCACGCAGATGAAGGTCGAGCGGCCGGGCAAAGCCTGCGGTGTTGTGCCGTGCACGGACATCGAAGGGCCGACCGTTCGTCTGAAAAGCGGCGAGCTTCGCCGGATCGACACGCTCGCGGACGCCGACAAATATTATGATCAGGTAGAATATATTCTCGATATTGGGGAGATCCTGATCTCGTTTGGCGAATTCATGGAGAACAACCATGTCCTGATGCCGCCGAGCTACTGCGAGGAGTGGTGGATCCAGGAAGGAGGAACCCGGCATCCGAAGAATGAAGCCGAGGCTCTTTCCTTTGTTCTTGAAGGCGCCTACCTTCATCCGGATTACACCTGGTTCTGGGACGACTGCAGCGAGGAGCAGCTGATTCTCCTCTCGGACAAAGTCGCCGGGACTGGTTCTATGCGGGATGGGGTTTTGTACATCCCGGAAGATCCCGCAGTGAAATCCGTCCTCGAAGAGCTGCTCGTGCCGCACACCGTGGAAGAGGGTTGTTACGTTCTTAGGACGCCTCTTGCATTGATCATGGGTCTTGGCCTGACCGATACGCTTGCAAAAAGTCCTACCTGGAATACTCTCCCGCCGTTTTCAAACGGTCTATCTATGGCGATGTCTCTCTCCGGTCTGAAGATGCGGTCGAAGGCCGGGACACGGGTCGGAGGAAGGATGGGGCGGCCCGGAAAATCCGCTCCGAGAAAGATGAAGCCGCCGGTCCACGTGCTTTTCCCGATCGGCGAGTCGGGCGGCATGAAGCGTTCGATCGACAATGCGGCGAAGATATGCAGTTCGGATTCGGAGGAAAACTTCCGCGGAACTTCGGTGACGACCGGGCAGGTCGAGGGCCTTATCCAGGTCCAGACCGGAGAACGCCGGTGTCCAAAATGCGGGACGGTGACGTTTAAGAGCCGGTGCGCCGACTGCGGCACCCATACGGATGCGGTCTACCGGTGTCCCCACTGTAATCAGCCGGGAGAGGAGGGTCAGGAGTCGTGCCCGAAGTGTGGGGCGAATCTGGTCTGCTCGAAGGAGAGCATCGTGAGTCTGGGTCAGGAGTACGCGGTGGCGCTGAAAAACGTCGGGATGTCTGCTTCTTCGTCGTCGGAACTGAAAGGCGTCCGCGGTCTCATCTCGCGTGAGCGGGTGGTCGAGCCTTTGGAGAAGGGCCTGCTTCGGGCGAAGAACAACATCTTCGTGTTCCGTGACGGGACGATCCGGTACGATATGATCGATCTGCCGCTGACGCATTTCAGGCCGGCTGAGGTGGGGGTTTCGGTGGAAAAACTCCGGTCGATCGGCTACACGCAGGATATGCACGGCGCCGATCTGACGGATGCTTCCCAACTGGTGGAGCTCCACCCGCAGGATATCATGGTGTCGGTGGACTGCGGCGAGTATCTGGTCCGGGTCGCGGCGTATGTGGACGAGCTTTTGGAAAAAGTGTACGGGATGGAGGCGTTTTATCACGTAAAAACGCCGGAGGATCTGGTGGGTCACCTGGTGATGGGTCTTGCGCCGCACACGAGTGCCGGGGTTCTTGCCCGGATCGTGGGGTTCACGAAAGCGAAGGCGGGATACGCCCATCCGTATTATCATGCGGCAAAGCGGCGAAACTGCGACGGGGATGAGGACTGCGTGATGCTTTTGATGGACGGTCTGCTGAACTTTTCGCGGTCGTTTCTGCCGAGCACCCGCGGCGGGACGATGGATGCCCCGCTCGTTTTAACGACGACGCTGAATCCAAAAGAGGTGGATAAGGAGACGCTGAACGTGGATGTGATGCCCCGCTATCCGCTGGAGGTGTATACGGCGTGTCTGACGTACCGTGCTCCAAAGGAGGTAGGCAAGTTCGTGGATTACGTGGAGAAGCGGGTTGAGACGCCCGGCCAGTTCGGGGGCTTTTCCTTTACGCACGATACGACGGATATCTCGGAGGGGCCGCTTGATACGATGTACACGAATCCGATCCTGAAAGGAACGGCTGACAAGATCAAGGCGGAGCTGGAACTTGTGGACCGGATCCGTGCGGTGGATACGAACGATCTGGCTGAAAGGATCATCAACAGTCACCTGATGCCGGATATGATCGGTAATCTTCGGTCGTTTTCAAAGCAGGCTTTCCGGTGTCCGAAGTGTAAGACGAGCTACCGGCGTATTCCGGTTTCGGGGAAGTGCAATAAGTGCGGGGGGCCGGTGAAGGCGACGATGCATAAGGGGAACGTGACGAAGTATCTGGAGATCGCGAAGTATATGGCGGAGCATTACAAGCTTTCGGATTATACGAATCAGCGGATCCAGGTGACGGAGATGAATATCAATTCGACGTTCGGAGAAGAGGAGAAGGTCCAGATGGATCTGTCGGATTTCTTTTAA
- a CDS encoding heme-binding protein, with the protein MTETIPYEVTGKEGEIEFRKYPALVLATVESFGDDSGFNLLFAYISGKNTAKDSLQMTAPVITSAKIPMTAPVVSNASTMSFVMSPGKTSDEIPEPLDGKVRIVPVPEREIAVITFKGKTHDEEVKDVEAQLLKGLRDAGIEPAGEVFLMRYNQPWIPGFLRHNEVGVEIKR; encoded by the coding sequence ATGACGGAAACGATCCCCTATGAGGTCACTGGGAAAGAGGGAGAGATCGAGTTTCGAAAGTACCCCGCCCTCGTGCTCGCAACGGTCGAGAGTTTCGGGGACGATTCGGGCTTCAATCTTCTGTTTGCCTATATTTCGGGTAAGAATACCGCGAAGGATTCTCTGCAGATGACCGCTCCGGTGATCACGTCGGCGAAGATCCCGATGACGGCGCCGGTCGTTTCCAACGCCTCGACGATGTCGTTTGTGATGTCGCCCGGGAAAACCTCTGACGAGATCCCCGAGCCGTTGGATGGTAAGGTGCGGATCGTTCCGGTGCCCGAGCGGGAGATCGCGGTCATCACTTTTAAGGGGAAGACCCATGATGAGGAGGTGAAGGACGTTGAGGCCCAGCTCTTAAAAGGGCTTCGTGACGCGGGGATCGAGCCGGCGGGAGAGGTGTTTTTGATGCGGTATAATCAGCCCTGGATCCCGGGATTCCTGCGGCATAACGAGGTGGGGGTGGAGATCAAACGGTGA
- a CDS encoding TetR/AcrR family transcriptional regulator: MKYNVVMPKVIPEYKEDAKKKIIQTAIEVIAEKGYAEASIHAIAKRLNVSKGAIYWYFPTREALFQEVMATIQRQMQVITDDSPKPASLDALYSILFSPIFEQFDLGDEGRRALFYEMFALSLRNPAIRGATVEYLNALVAATEGAVKREQEEGSIQTKTDARTLAYIMVALYSGLLNYKMTEMPEEEIKKIWQEGVKLIVSNRS; this comes from the coding sequence TTGAAATATAACGTAGTCATGCCGAAAGTGATTCCCGAATACAAAGAGGATGCGAAAAAGAAAATCATTCAGACCGCGATAGAGGTGATCGCAGAAAAGGGATATGCGGAGGCGAGCATTCATGCGATCGCAAAAAGGCTGAACGTGAGCAAGGGGGCGATCTACTGGTATTTCCCGACGAGGGAGGCGCTTTTCCAGGAGGTTATGGCGACGATCCAGCGGCAGATGCAGGTCATTACGGATGATTCGCCGAAGCCTGCTTCGCTGGATGCATTGTATTCTATTTTGTTTTCCCCGATTTTCGAGCAGTTCGATCTCGGCGATGAAGGGCGGCGTGCCCTTTTCTACGAGATGTTTGCGTTGTCCCTCAGGAATCCGGCGATCCGGGGGGCGACGGTGGAGTATCTGAATGCTCTGGTGGCGGCGACGGAGGGGGCAGTAAAACGGGAGCAGGAGGAGGGCAGTATCCAAACGAAAACGGATGCACGGACGCTGGCATATATCATGGTGGCCCTGTATTCGGGTCTGCTGAATTATAAGATGACCGAGATGCCCGAAGAGGAGATCAAGAAGATCTGGCAGGAGGGTGTGAAGCTGATTGTTTCAAATCGATCTTAA
- a CDS encoding isoprenylcysteine carboxylmethyltransferase family protein, whose product MDEKHLRRKTYLNAAGFFVFFWLILFVPAWTLDFWQGWVYWSIFLAAEVFIILYFLKKDPELIRSRLRIGPSAEPERSQKIIQTFGGISYLLVLVIAGLDHRFGWSSVSPYLAIAGDILILAAFYVVYLTFRENHFTAAIVEVQNGQTVISTGPYAWVRHPMYAGTSLLVLASPFALGSLWALIPAFLVIAGIVLRLLEEEKFLGVNLSGYLEYCTKTRFRLIPFVW is encoded by the coding sequence ATGGATGAAAAACACCTTCGACGCAAAACCTATCTGAATGCGGCAGGATTCTTCGTCTTTTTCTGGCTGATACTTTTCGTTCCCGCCTGGACCCTGGATTTTTGGCAGGGATGGGTCTACTGGAGTATCTTCCTCGCGGCCGAGGTCTTTATCATCCTGTATTTCCTGAAAAAAGATCCGGAGCTTATCAGAAGCAGACTCCGGATCGGACCGTCAGCGGAGCCTGAACGGAGCCAGAAGATCATCCAGACGTTTGGGGGAATTTCGTATCTGCTCGTCCTCGTGATCGCGGGGCTCGATCACCGGTTCGGCTGGTCGTCGGTTTCGCCGTATCTGGCGATCGCCGGGGATATTCTGATTCTGGCCGCATTCTACGTCGTGTATCTGACCTTCAGGGAGAACCATTTTACGGCCGCGATCGTCGAAGTGCAGAACGGTCAGACGGTCATCTCGACCGGGCCGTATGCATGGGTCCGTCATCCGATGTATGCCGGGACGTCCCTTCTTGTGCTCGCATCGCCGTTTGCTCTTGGTTCGCTCTGGGCATTGATCCCGGCATTTCTCGTGATCGCCGGGATCGTGCTCCGGCTTTTGGAAGAGGAGAAGTTCCTCGGCGTGAATCTTTCCGGATACCTGGAGTACTGCACAAAGACCCGCTTCCGGCTGATCCCGTTCGTGTGGTAA
- a CDS encoding isoprenylcysteine carboxylmethyltransferase family protein produces the protein MTPDPAPLSKKAVRILRAKGILSGTIPVLIMGVILFLSAGTLNWPMAWVLLCVMFAATAFVTLVCSPDLIIERMYTQKGEKDWDARLVKMMNVVGLLPLLTAGLALRFGWSGQVPILVEGIALCFFLLGYGIFIWAMLTNRFFSRVVRIQDEKDHHAVTGGPYRFVRHPGYLGFMLVVLAQPLILGSFWALIPGVITAGLFVVRTKREDAALFRELPGYPEYARDVRYRLIHGIW, from the coding sequence ATGACCCCGGATCCCGCCCCACTTTCGAAAAAGGCCGTCCGTATCCTGCGGGCAAAAGGCATACTTTCCGGAACGATCCCGGTTCTGATCATGGGCGTGATCCTGTTCCTCTCGGCAGGCACGCTTAACTGGCCGATGGCCTGGGTCCTCCTTTGCGTCATGTTCGCGGCCACCGCGTTCGTGACCCTCGTCTGCAGTCCGGATCTGATCATCGAGCGGATGTACACACAGAAAGGGGAAAAGGACTGGGACGCTCGGTTGGTCAAAATGATGAACGTTGTCGGCCTTTTGCCTCTCCTGACCGCGGGCCTTGCTCTGCGGTTTGGCTGGAGCGGCCAGGTCCCGATCCTCGTGGAAGGGATCGCTCTCTGCTTTTTCCTTCTCGGCTACGGGATATTCATCTGGGCGATGCTCACCAACCGCTTTTTTTCCCGCGTGGTCCGTATTCAGGATGAAAAGGATCACCACGCCGTGACCGGCGGTCCCTATCGTTTCGTCCGTCATCCCGGCTATCTGGGATTTATGCTGGTCGTTCTCGCCCAGCCTCTGATACTCGGCTCATTTTGGGCGCTAATTCCGGGCGTTATTACCGCAGGATTATTCGTTGTTCGGACCAAGCGTGAGGATGCCGCTCTCTTTAGAGAACTGCCGGGATATCCCGAGTATGCACGGGACGTTCGCTACCGTCTTATTCACGGGATCTGGTGA
- a CDS encoding TetR/AcrR family transcriptional regulator, with product MKEVMGMPKMVPEYREEAKRRIVQAGLEAMYEKGYCKTTMDDIAARLDVSKPALYRYFKNKDELVIESAKILQGQYRKVTDQDEPDRCPVRMWIDTFDQMMSQNPNEHALLLELFAISAREPVIRDFSVERMKNGIEKPAQMIAEQQNEGLVSQKTDPRTLAIACVSMFNGMRMMLLLGVEREELRARWVEIVRTLFGVPSECPQDCAGCGKCGGAEQQ from the coding sequence ATGAAAGAGGTAATGGGTATGCCAAAGATGGTGCCGGAGTACCGGGAAGAGGCGAAAAGGCGGATCGTTCAGGCAGGGCTTGAGGCGATGTATGAGAAAGGCTACTGCAAAACCACGATGGATGACATCGCCGCCCGTCTGGATGTGAGCAAACCTGCTCTCTACCGGTATTTCAAAAATAAGGACGAGCTTGTTATCGAAAGCGCCAAGATCCTGCAGGGTCAGTACCGCAAAGTTACCGACCAGGACGAGCCGGACCGCTGCCCGGTCAGGATGTGGATCGATACGTTCGATCAGATGATGTCGCAAAATCCAAACGAGCATGCGCTGCTTCTCGAGCTTTTTGCGATCAGCGCCCGCGAGCCGGTTATCCGGGATTTTTCCGTGGAGCGGATGAAAAACGGGATCGAGAAGCCCGCACAAATGATCGCCGAACAGCAAAACGAGGGGCTCGTCTCGCAGAAGACGGATCCCCGCACCCTTGCTATTGCCTGCGTGTCGATGTTCAACGGGATGCGGATGATGCTACTCCTTGGGGTCGAAAGAGAGGAGCTTCGCGCCCGGTGGGTGGAGATCGTCAGAACGCTGTTCGGTGTTCCAAGTGAGTGCCCGCAGGACTGCGCCGGATGCGGGAAGTGCGGCGGAGCAGAACAGCAGTAA
- a CDS encoding cupin domain-containing protein yields the protein MTIYVTTLDKTPIADNPHKVDVRKIHGSPSTDVVVITLQPGEALKKHLTPVDVLFYVLEGEGLIVIGDEQERIEKDSLIESPKNVPHFLINDSDDVFRVMVIKKLTTGDGKEAKPRLL from the coding sequence ATGACGATCTACGTAACGACACTGGATAAAACCCCGATCGCGGACAACCCCCACAAAGTGGATGTCCGCAAAATCCACGGTTCGCCAAGCACGGACGTGGTGGTGATCACCCTCCAGCCCGGCGAGGCGCTGAAAAAACATCTGACCCCGGTCGATGTGCTGTTCTACGTTCTGGAGGGAGAAGGGCTGATCGTGATCGGCGACGAGCAGGAGAGAATCGAGAAGGATTCCCTGATCGAAAGCCCCAAAAACGTGCCGCATTTTCTGATAAACGACAGTGACGACGTGTTCCGGGTGATGGTGATCAAGAAGCTGACCACCGGGGACGGGAAGGAGGCGAAGCCAAGACTGCTCTGA
- a CDS encoding class I SAM-dependent methyltransferase: MTEQPTEKNGPSKMAEGIALQRFAESKLPEDRRIFYDPYAVYFIDPRTLEYARQNPLQAKALAEEYEKKMPGWSNSIRAPVRYFDDRIEKAAAEEFTQLVILGAGYDTRAYRLPALKDRMTIFEVDQPQTIERKTGIITGIFHEMPNHVRFVPLDLEHGDLWDTLKKSGYSSSEKTLFVLEGLLMYLSRDAVGELFSGIAQNAGAGSIALFDFVPQSLVDGTSDSEGGAYIRAYLSQIGELFRTGFAENELKPYLAGLGFTDVEIVPGSVYKGMIYTGLNADRPVSGLLNFAATVVRG; this comes from the coding sequence ATGACAGAGCAACCAACCGAAAAAAACGGCCCAAGCAAAATGGCTGAAGGAATCGCATTACAGCGTTTCGCCGAATCGAAGCTCCCGGAAGACCGACGCATATTCTACGACCCGTATGCCGTCTATTTCATCGATCCCCGGACGCTCGAGTATGCCAGGCAAAATCCGCTCCAGGCAAAAGCCTTAGCAGAAGAGTATGAAAAAAAGATGCCCGGCTGGAGCAACTCGATCCGTGCCCCGGTCCGGTACTTCGACGACCGCATTGAAAAGGCTGCGGCCGAAGAATTCACCCAGCTCGTGATCCTCGGCGCCGGATATGACACCCGGGCATACCGCCTCCCTGCCCTCAAAGACCGGATGACCATCTTCGAAGTCGATCAGCCGCAGACGATCGAACGAAAAACCGGCATCATCACCGGCATCTTTCATGAAATGCCGAATCACGTAAGGTTCGTCCCGCTTGATCTCGAACACGGCGATCTCTGGGACACGCTGAAAAAATCCGGGTATTCTTCCTCGGAAAAAACGCTCTTCGTGCTCGAAGGACTTCTCATGTACCTCTCCCGCGACGCAGTCGGAGAACTTTTCTCAGGCATCGCCCAAAACGCCGGGGCAGGAAGCATCGCTCTCTTCGATTTCGTCCCGCAGTCGCTCGTCGACGGCACCTCGGACAGCGAAGGAGGCGCCTACATCCGTGCGTATCTCTCCCAGATCGGCGAACTCTTTCGGACAGGCTTTGCCGAAAACGAACTCAAACCCTATCTTGCCGGGCTTGGATTTACCGATGTGGAGATAGTTCCAGGCTCCGTGTATAAGGGCATGATCTATACCGGCCTTAATGCCGACCGGCCTGTATCCGGCCTGCTCAACTTTGCCGCCACGGTCGTTCGCGGCTGA
- a CDS encoding amidohydrolase family protein encodes MDCAAYPGSLLERQSVITMTTIPNEKITAFTGGKIITMDPDRGHAETVIIQNGRIKDIGDAELVRQYPDAAVVDLSGRTLLPGFIDSHNHLSSFGCFSRNGQT; translated from the coding sequence ATGGATTGTGCAGCGTATCCGGGCAGTTTGCTGGAGAGACAATCCGTGATCACCATGACAACAATACCGAACGAAAAAATAACTGCGTTCACCGGCGGCAAGATCATCACCATGGATCCTGACCGCGGCCACGCTGAGACAGTAATAATTCAAAACGGCCGAATCAAGGACATCGGCGATGCCGAACTCGTCCGGCAGTATCCAGACGCCGCGGTCGTCGACCTCTCCGGCCGGACCCTTCTGCCGGGCTTCATCGATTCGCATAATCACCTCTCCTCCTTCGGCTGTTTTTCCCGGAATGGGCAAACCTGA
- a CDS encoding YdeI/OmpD-associated family protein, translating into MLFEFSSEIKQLEGKIKWSVFYFPYSTMEHFGSKGKIPVCITVDGHSFDHMLLPSKNGHFLVYNEFIKRTVGKNLGDSVQVTLERDMKKREIVIPSDIEKMLKDAGVLELFLKQPDYFKREQINHIEISKKDETRINRINTVIKKLREQNA; encoded by the coding sequence ATGTTATTCGAATTTTCAAGTGAGATAAAACAGCTTGAAGGCAAAATCAAATGGAGTGTATTCTATTTTCCGTACTCGACAATGGAACATTTTGGCTCGAAAGGCAAGATCCCGGTCTGTATCACGGTAGATGGACATAGTTTCGACCATATGCTGCTGCCTTCAAAAAACGGGCATTTTCTTGTGTATAACGAATTCATCAAACGGACCGTCGGTAAAAATCTCGGCGACAGCGTGCAGGTAACGTTGGAAAGGGATATGAAAAAGCGGGAAATCGTCATTCCCTCAGATATCGAGAAAATGCTAAAGGATGCCGGTGTCTTGGAACTCTTTTTGAAACAGCCGGATTATTTCAAACGCGAACAGATAAATCACATAGAAATTTCCAAAAAAGATGAAACACGGATTAACCGGATAAACACGGTAATCAAAAAATTACGCGAACAAAATGCATAA